The following nucleotide sequence is from Pseudarthrobacter psychrotolerans.
GAGGTCAGAGTACGGGGCGTAGGCCTTGGCGCGGGCGATGCAGGGTTCGATGCCGTTGCGGACCTTGTAGAAGCCTTCCGGGGTGCGTTCGCCGGTGACGAATTCCTTGTCGCGGGGATCGACGTCGGAGGTGATCAGGGTGGCTGCCTCGGCGTCGGTGCGGGCTATGACCACCGAGGGGGTGCCGGCGACGTCGGCGGCCAGGCGGGCCGCGTTCAGCGTGCGGACGTGCTGCTGGGTGGGGATGAGCACCTTGCCGCCGAGGTGGCCGCACTTCTTCTCCGAGGCGAGCTGGTCTTCCCAGTGCACACCTGACGCGCCGGCCTGGATCATGGATTTCATGAGCTCGTAGGCGTTCAGCGGGCCGCCGAAGCCGGCCTCGGCGTCGGCAATGATCGGGACCATCCAGTCCTCAACGGTCTGGATGCCTTCGGAGAATTCGATCTGGTCTGCGCGGAGGAGGGCGTTGTTGATGCGGCGCACTACGGTCGGGACCGAGTTGGCCGGGTACAGCGACTGGTCCGGGTAGGTGTGGCCGGAGTTGTTGGCGTCGGCGGCAACCTGCCAGCCGGAGAGGTAGATGGCGCGGAGGCCGGCCTTGACCTGCTGCACGGCCTGGTTTCCGGTCAGGGCGCCCAGGGCGTTGGTGTACCCGCCGGTCTTGTGCTCTTCGGTGAGCTGCTTCCACAGCTTCTCGGATCCACGGCGGGCCAGCGTGTGCTCTTCGGAGACCCGGCCGCGGAGCTTGACGACGTCCGAGGCCTTGTAGTCACGGGTCACACCTTCCCAGCGGGGGTTGGCGGCCCACTCGAGCTCCAGGGCGGCGGCCTGCTCTTCGGGCGTCTGCTGGGTGGGCTCAAATGCTGCAGTCATCGTTGTCTCCTTGATTGAGCTCCGGGTGGTA
It contains:
- the aceA gene encoding isocitrate lyase translates to MTAAFEPTQQTPEEQAAALELEWAANPRWEGVTRDYKASDVVKLRGRVSEEHTLARRGSEKLWKQLTEEHKTGGYTNALGALTGNQAVQQVKAGLRAIYLSGWQVAADANNSGHTYPDQSLYPANSVPTVVRRINNALLRADQIEFSEGIQTVEDWMVPIIADAEAGFGGPLNAYELMKSMIQAGASGVHWEDQLASEKKCGHLGGKVLIPTQQHVRTLNAARLAADVAGTPSVVIARTDAEAATLITSDVDPRDKEFVTGERTPEGFYKVRNGIEPCIARAKAYAPYSDLIWMETGTPDLELARKFAEAVKADFPDQMLSYNCSPSFNWRKHLDDATIAKFQRELGAMGFTFQFITLAGFHALNYSMFDLAHGYAREGMSAYVELQEKEFASESRGYTATKHQREVGTGYFDDIATALNPNASTLALVGSTEEGQFH